In Oncorhynchus tshawytscha isolate Ot180627B linkage group LG28, Otsh_v2.0, whole genome shotgun sequence, a genomic segment contains:
- the LOC112226694 gene encoding GTP-binding protein REM 2-like, which produces MTDQYSMFLTAAPPLRRGSTPLPIKHQLRREEAVSEDHDWIPGIDEPATLPISDALCRDESFSQASEGCHGSAIRIVLLGQNGVGKSALSLALAGLSDSSLSVDSETACGECYERTVSVDDEQSSVIIYDNWKQDLSTLQCEVVVLVFSVTDRRSFHRTAQLRLILRESLPHTPIILVGNKSDLVRSREISTEEAHSSAMMYECQYLELSASLDHGTTELLEGAVRAARGDCVGPGWTEGDPGAGRRESLTSKAKRFLAGLVPRSYGRGDRDRGQYREMSRHRGSKILRQKSRSCHDLSAM; this is translated from the exons ATGACTGACCAG TACAGTATGTTTCTCACCGCCGCTCCCCCTCTGAGAAGAGGAAGCACACCTCTACCAATCAAGCACCAGCTGAGGCGGGAGGAGGCCGTATCAGAGGACCATGACTGGATACCAGGGATTGACGAGCCAGCCACGCTGCCAATCAGTGACGCCCTTTGCCGGGATGAATCATTTAGTCAGGCGTCGGAGGGGTGTCACGGGAGTGCCATAAGGATCGTACTACTTGGGCAGAATGGGGTTGGGAAATCGGCACTCTCTCTGGCCCTGGCTGGACTGTCAGACAGCTCACTGTCTGTGGACTCTGAAACAGCCTGTG GAGAATGCTACGAGCGCACGGTGTCAGTTGACGATGAGCAGAGTTCAGTCATCATTTATGACAACTGGAAACAG GACCTGTCCACGCTGCAGTGTGAGGTGGTTGTCCTGGTGTTCTCTGTGACAGACAGGAGAAGTTTCCACCGCACCGCTCAGCTCCGCCTCATCCTCAGGGAGTCGCTGCCCCACACTCCCATCATCCTCGTGGGCAACAAGAGTGACCTCGTCCGCTCTCGGGAGATCAGCACAGAGG AGGCCCACTCCAGTGCCATGATGTATGAATGCCAGTATCTGGAGCTGTCTGCCTCCCTGGACCACGGCACCACCGAGCTGCTGGAGGGAGCGGTGAGGGCTGCCAGGGGTGACTGCGTGGGGCCAGGCTGGACGGAGGGGGACCCTGGGGCGGGGCGCAGGGAGAGCCTGACCAGCAAGGCCAAGCGCTTCCTGGCTGGCCTGGTGCCGCGGTCCTACGGCCGAGGAGACCGGGACAGGGGTCAGTACAGGGAGATGAGCAGACACCGGGGCAGCAAGATCCTCCGACAGAAATCGCGCTCCTGCCATGATCTCAGTGCAATGTGA
- the si:ch211-119o8.4 gene encoding somatostatin receptor type 3 has protein sequence MPAIVNLLFNTVSTNTTISFSLVLPLVSVLSLLVGVGGHLLMWLVLMRNPRRRSKPSSVLLLNLSLADMGALLTLPCVLLSASSQDWQLGGGICVLLGFMTSLTAGVDIFSLAALSVLRYRIVAPPARPPPSPTQVAGIVAVIWLVSVTMALPKVTYIQFDSGCTWSVGRGQWLGFLVPAFLVYYVAPLLCIALNCGLIITHLHRCRGTLAADRRNKKATALLIGSTLVFAISWLPYYALEFVNVMSPYVSFVASPISQQTSSSLNSSASLSPPTEGDTEVSLLWEVASLSAILLVCLAPCWNPPLYFLLSRPAVRQLRALLPSLRKCLGSLRPPITPAPPPRFPHLRPLPTL, from the exons ATGCCGGCCATAGTGAACCTGCTCTTCAATACGGTGTCTACCAACAccaccatctccttctccctggTGCTGCCTCTGGTCAGCGTCCTCTCCCTCCTGGTGGGGGTCGGAGGTCACCTACTCATGTGGCTGGTGCTGATGCGTAACCCTCGGCGACGCTCCAAACCTAGCTCCGTGCTGCTCCTCAACTTGAGCCTGGCTGACATGGGAGCCCTGCTCACCCTGCCCTGCGTCCTACTCAGCGCCAGCTCCCAGGACTGGCAGCTAGGGGGCGGTATCTGTGTGCTGCTGGGCTTCATGACCTCCCTGACGGCTGGAGTGGATATATTTAGTCTGGCCGCCTTGTCGGTGCTCAGGTACCGCATAGTGGCCCCACCTGCTAGACCGCCCCCCAGTCCCACACAAGT agCCGGCATCGTGGCAGTGATCTGGTTAGTCTCTGTCACCATGGCCCTTCCCAAGGTCACATACATCCAGTTTGACAGTGGCTGTACATGGTCTGTGGGGCGTGGCCAGTGGCTGGGCTTCCTGGTGCCAGCCTTCCTGGTCTACTACGTGGCTCCGCTCCTCTGCATTGCCCTCAACTGTGGCCTCATCATCACCCATCTCCACCGCTGCCGGGGTACGCTGGCCGCAGACCGCCGCAACAAGAAGGCTACGGCGCTCCTGATTGGCTCCACACTGGTCTTCGCCATCAGCTGGCTGCCCTACTACGCCCTGGAGTTTGTCAATGTCATGTCCCCCTACGTCAGCTTCGTTGCCTCgcctatcagtcagcaaacctcctcctccctcaactcGTCCGCGTCCCTGTCCCCACCCACGGAGGGGGACACGGAGGTGTCTCTCCTCTGGGAGGTGGCGTCCCTGTCGGCCATATTGTTGGTGTGTTTGGCGCCCTGCTGGAACCCGCCCCTCTACTTCCTGTTGTCTCGCCCGGCGGTGCGTCAGCTCCGTGCCCTCCTGCCATCGCTGAGGAAATGCTTGGGAAGCCTGCGACCACCTATCACCCCCGCGCCACCACCACGTTTTCCTCACCTCCGCCCTCTTCCTACTTTGTAA